Proteins encoded by one window of Mycolicibacterium sp. ND9-15:
- a CDS encoding Lrp/AsnC family transcriptional regulator has product MGEAEDHPAVAQLDEIDRILTRELVADGRATLAHLAATAGLSVSAVQSRVRRLESRGVIGGYTARVDPAALGHMLSAFVAITPLDPSQPDDAPARLEQIAEIESCQSVAGEDNYILLVHVESARALETLLQRIRTAANVQTRSTIILQTFYSGRRYVP; this is encoded by the coding sequence ATGGGTGAAGCCGAGGACCACCCCGCCGTCGCGCAGCTCGACGAGATCGATCGCATCCTGACGCGCGAACTTGTGGCCGACGGTCGCGCCACGCTGGCCCATCTCGCCGCGACGGCCGGCCTTTCGGTCTCGGCGGTGCAGTCGCGGGTTCGTCGACTCGAGTCGCGCGGCGTCATCGGCGGGTACACCGCACGGGTCGATCCGGCCGCGCTCGGGCACATGTTGTCGGCGTTCGTGGCCATCACTCCTCTCGATCCGTCCCAACCCGATGATGCTCCGGCCCGCCTCGAGCAGATCGCCGAAATCGAGTCCTGTCAGTCCGTGGCGGGCGAGGACAACTACATCCTGTTGGTCCACGTCGAGTCGGCGCGAGCGTTGGAGACGCTGCTGCAGCGCATCCGCACTGCGGCTAACGTCCAGACGCGCAGCACGATCATCCTGCAAACGTTCTACAGTGGACGGCGCTATGTGCCGTAA